One genomic region from Dehalococcoidales bacterium encodes:
- a CDS encoding PQQ-binding-like beta-propeller repeat protein: MHNKRTFKLIVLLSLLVSGVILTGCVGRGTAQAGWSGVATGGESVYLGSSAGKLVALNSINGFYQWQENLESASSGGGLGCAGATAAVVYSTPVVYGDTVYVGDGGGRLYAFNVNDRQSKSVALNAKKPGAIIGNPLIAHDTVYVGSTDGNLYAYDAASLTYQWQYNTGGEIWASPAEWENSVFVASFDKKLYSIDATTGQPNWNKPFETNGPIIASPIVFGDTVLVASLDRHVYAVDAETGELIWSFPAGENSEDAPKRWLWATPIISEGKIYISGMDGIVYVLNGDNGELVKVIDIQESIASTPVIAGDRLVVATENGKIYSIDTITYQKIELRDINTELSSPLEADGTTVFIHSIKGNTVYALNGETGALLWSTSLN, from the coding sequence GTGCATAATAAAAGAACCTTTAAATTAATTGTATTGCTCTCATTGCTTGTGTCAGGTGTAATCCTGACTGGTTGTGTTGGTCGGGGCACTGCCCAAGCGGGATGGTCAGGCGTCGCTACCGGAGGAGAATCTGTATACCTCGGTTCGAGTGCTGGCAAGCTCGTTGCATTAAATTCTATCAATGGCTTTTATCAATGGCAGGAAAATTTGGAATCCGCTTCTTCCGGTGGAGGCTTGGGCTGCGCCGGAGCAACTGCTGCAGTTGTTTATTCCACCCCAGTGGTATACGGTGATACGGTATATGTTGGAGATGGCGGAGGAAGATTATATGCATTTAACGTTAACGACCGTCAGTCTAAAAGCGTGGCATTGAATGCAAAGAAGCCTGGTGCTATTATTGGTAATCCGCTTATCGCTCATGATACTGTCTATGTTGGATCTACCGATGGCAATCTTTATGCTTACGATGCCGCATCGCTTACCTACCAATGGCAATACAATACCGGCGGTGAGATATGGGCATCTCCTGCAGAATGGGAAAATAGTGTTTTTGTAGCGTCATTCGATAAAAAATTATATTCGATAGATGCGACAACCGGTCAGCCAAACTGGAACAAGCCATTTGAAACCAATGGGCCAATAATTGCATCTCCAATTGTCTTCGGAGATACCGTGCTGGTGGCTTCTCTTGACAGGCATGTATACGCGGTTGATGCTGAAACAGGCGAGCTTATATGGAGCTTCCCGGCAGGTGAGAATAGTGAGGACGCTCCAAAGCGGTGGTTGTGGGCTACTCCAATTATAAGCGAAGGTAAAATATACATTTCCGGTATGGACGGGATAGTGTATGTACTTAATGGAGACAACGGAGAACTGGTCAAGGTAATTGATATTCAAGAGTCTATTGCATCCACTCCAGTTATTGCTGGCGACCGACTGGTAGTAGCTACTGAAAATGGAAAGATTTATTCAATCGATACCATCACTTACCAAAAAATAGAACTCAGAGATATCAACACCGAGCTATCTTCACCCCTTGAAGCCGACGGTACCACTGTCTTTATTCATTCCATCAAAGGAAATACGGTTTATGCCCTAAATGGTGAAACCGGTGCTTTGTT
- the rpmH gene encoding 50S ribosomal protein L34, with protein sequence MPKRTYQPKKIPRKREHGFLARMSTRGGRAVLKARRLKGRKRLTVV encoded by the coding sequence GTGCCTAAAAGAACATATCAACCAAAGAAAATCCCCAGGAAACGCGAGCATGGTTTTCTGGCTCGCATGAGCACCCGCGGTGGTCGGGCAGTATTAAAAGCAAGGCGCTTGAAGGGGCGGAAACGGCTTACTGTTGTTTAA
- the rnpA gene encoding ribonuclease P protein component produces the protein MKGQQYLRDTKEYSRVHQQGAVYRRRGFNLKVAENGMDYSRWGLVVSRKVGSSVVRNKVKRMLREILRHTDITPGWDIVIVTRPYINNMDFGDIKNQVTVMLEEAGLI, from the coding sequence ATGAAAGGACAACAATACCTCAGGGACACTAAAGAATATAGCCGGGTTCACCAGCAGGGAGCAGTCTACCGGAGGCGTGGTTTTAACCTAAAGGTAGCCGAAAATGGAATGGATTATTCACGCTGGGGCCTGGTGGTGAGTCGAAAAGTTGGTTCATCTGTTGTAAGGAATAAAGTCAAGCGAATGCTTAGGGAAATACTCAGGCATACCGACATTACACCGGGCTGGGATATCGTTATTGTAACTCGTCCTTACATAAATAACATGGATTTTGGTGATATAAAAAACCAGGTAACTGTAATGCTGGAAGAAGCTGGCCTGATTTAA
- the ssb gene encoding single-stranded DNA-binding protein, which produces MVSLNKVMLIGNVGSDPEMRFIANGNPVTSFRVATNRFYTTPEGERKQETDWFSVVTWNKLAEQCNQFLAKGRLVYVEGRLHSRSWEAQDGQKRTRTEVIANRVTFLDRQSQSGGEDKTDDIYNDELTPDDIPFS; this is translated from the coding sequence ATGGTTAGTTTGAATAAGGTGATGCTGATTGGTAATGTAGGAAGCGATCCTGAGATGCGTTTCATTGCAAACGGAAACCCAGTAACATCATTCAGAGTGGCAACCAACCGGTTTTATACTACTCCGGAAGGAGAACGCAAGCAGGAAACTGACTGGTTCAGTGTTGTCACCTGGAACAAGTTGGCCGAGCAATGCAACCAGTTTCTCGCAAAAGGTCGCTTGGTTTATGTTGAGGGCAGGCTTCACAGCCGAAGCTGGGAAGCTCAGGACGGCCAAAAAAGAACCCGCACAGAAGTCATTGCCAACCGCGTTACTTTTCTTGACCGTCAGTCACAAAGTGGCGGCGAAGACAAGACAGATGATATATATAATGATGAACTTACCCCGGACGATATTCCCTTCAGTTAG
- the rpsF gene encoding 30S ribosomal protein S6: MAVKESSKKPEATNTQAAEGEARDYEMVIVLKPAATDLDNEKAVENLKKMIEDFGGTIKQIEPWGKKKLAYPIAHMNDGFYVLARFNLNPGKTGEMENKLRFNEQVIRHLLVMDES; the protein is encoded by the coding sequence GTGGCAGTTAAAGAAAGTAGCAAGAAACCAGAGGCAACCAATACCCAAGCTGCTGAAGGTGAAGCCCGTGATTATGAAATGGTCATAGTCCTTAAACCGGCAGCCACCGATCTGGACAATGAAAAGGCAGTAGAGAATCTTAAGAAGATGATCGAAGATTTCGGAGGCACCATCAAGCAGATTGAGCCTTGGGGGAAAAAGAAGCTTGCATATCCCATTGCCCACATGAACGATGGGTTTTACGTTCTTGCCCGCTTCAATCTTAACCCTGGCAAAACCGGGGAGATGGAGAACAAGCTGAGGTTCAATGAACAGGTTATCCGTCATCTGCTGGTAATGGACGAGAGCTAG
- the yidD gene encoding membrane protein insertion efficiency factor YidD, whose translation MKHLSLAMIRFYQKYISSVLPSSCRYTPTCSQYTYEAINRFGVSKGVWMGIKRISRCHPFNPGGYDPVPERNQ comes from the coding sequence ATGAAACATCTTTCGCTGGCAATGATACGCTTCTACCAGAAATATATTTCGTCTGTTTTACCTTCTTCATGCCGTTATACACCAACTTGCTCTCAGTACACTTACGAAGCAATCAACCGTTTTGGTGTGAGTAAAGGGGTATGGATGGGGATAAAGCGAATTTCCCGCTGTCACCCCTTTAATCCCGGCGGTTACGACCCTGTTCCGGAGAGGAACCAGTAA
- a CDS encoding RtcB family protein, with translation MNNTEGILEQIDQYRWRLPRKFQACMLVPGIIYASREMLSHINKENVLAQVANVACLPGIVRASMAMPDVHWGYGFPIGGVAAMNMEEGVVSPGGVGFDINCGVRLLTTRLDDSSLKNKLEKLVNALYANIPSGLGTGGKIRLGKHDMDRVLGNGARWVVEQGYGKTEDLAVTEENGQMPGADPNAVSAHARERGSSQLGTLGSGNHFIEVGVVDEIYESDIARVLGIAKKDQLLVWIHTGSRGLGHQVADDYIKVMLNAMPKYGIRVPDRQLACAPLTSPEGEQYLGAMRSAANYAWANRQLITHHVRQAFTSALDMNESSIGLEMIYDVSHNIAKIEQHIVDGITRRLCVHRKGATRAFPPRHSSLPESYADIGQPVLVPGDMGRYSYIMVGTQKAMDETFGSACHGAGRMKSRKEAQRTISGKEYIKELADRGIMVRAGSLSGIAEEASPAYKDITDVVEVITGAGLSRPVARTRPIGVIKG, from the coding sequence ATGAATAACACAGAAGGGATTTTAGAGCAAATAGATCAATATCGGTGGCGCCTCCCTCGCAAATTCCAGGCATGCATGCTGGTACCAGGCATTATATATGCCTCCCGTGAGATGCTTTCCCACATTAACAAAGAAAATGTACTCGCACAGGTAGCCAATGTAGCCTGCTTGCCAGGAATTGTCCGGGCTTCCATGGCTATGCCAGATGTACATTGGGGTTACGGCTTTCCTATCGGGGGAGTTGCAGCTATGAATATGGAGGAAGGAGTTGTATCTCCTGGAGGGGTAGGATTTGACATAAACTGTGGTGTAAGACTTCTAACCACCCGACTGGATGACTCTTCGTTGAAAAACAAACTGGAAAAGCTGGTAAATGCTTTATACGCAAATATTCCGTCCGGCCTCGGCACGGGTGGCAAAATTCGGCTTGGCAAGCATGATATGGATAGGGTGCTTGGCAACGGAGCACGCTGGGTGGTTGAACAGGGATATGGTAAAACTGAAGATCTGGCAGTTACCGAGGAGAATGGACAGATGCCCGGAGCTGATCCCAACGCTGTCAGTGCACATGCCAGAGAGCGAGGTTCTTCGCAGCTGGGCACTCTCGGATCCGGAAACCATTTTATTGAAGTTGGGGTGGTCGATGAAATATATGAATCCGATATAGCACGAGTTTTGGGTATAGCTAAAAAAGATCAACTCCTGGTATGGATACATACCGGCTCCAGGGGTTTAGGGCACCAGGTTGCAGATGATTATATAAAAGTAATGCTGAATGCAATGCCTAAATACGGCATTAGAGTACCCGACCGCCAGCTCGCCTGTGCTCCATTAACTTCACCAGAAGGAGAACAGTATCTGGGTGCAATGCGAAGCGCTGCCAACTATGCCTGGGCAAATCGGCAACTTATCACCCATCATGTCAGACAGGCGTTTACCAGTGCCTTAGATATGAATGAAAGTTCGATTGGGTTAGAGATGATATACGATGTAAGCCATAACATAGCCAAGATCGAACAGCATATTGTAGATGGAATAACCAGGAGACTCTGTGTTCATCGCAAGGGCGCAACCCGAGCTTTCCCTCCAAGACATAGCAGTCTACCCGAATCATATGCTGATATCGGTCAGCCAGTTTTAGTACCGGGAGATATGGGGCGCTACTCCTACATAATGGTTGGCACCCAAAAAGCTATGGATGAAACATTTGGATCTGCTTGCCATGGAGCTGGCAGAATGAAAAGTCGCAAAGAAGCACAAAGAACAATTAGTGGAAAAGAGTATATAAAAGAATTAGCCGATCGCGGCATCATGGTGAGGGCGGGGAGTCTATCTGGTATTGCCGAAGAAGCTTCTCCTGCGTATAAGGATATTACAGACGTAGTTGAAGTAATAACAGGAGCAGGATTATCCAGGCCAGTAGCTCGCACTCGTCCTATAGGTGTGATAAAGGGCTGA
- a CDS encoding methyltransferase domain-containing protein yields MFADESLLHEESELFGGVFNDWRVKRVRKLEHIFSREWFKGKKVLELACGFGNIGLYLKSIGADVTFADARQESLDTVKKKDENATLMLLDQEKPWILNQKYDLILHFGLLYNLNNWERDLRTTIQHAKFIALETAVARYSNSFECKIVKPEYPSELYGPFSGTGTLVSSANIESVFQELGADYHRYDDSDLNLGDDWGEYRYDWKEEYGPRVEYAEIPVVNDWDNIHLGGRRFWIIRNNSVVSSLNLFYK; encoded by the coding sequence ATGTTTGCAGATGAATCTTTGCTACATGAAGAGAGTGAGTTATTCGGTGGGGTTTTCAACGACTGGAGAGTAAAAAGAGTAAGGAAACTTGAGCACATTTTTTCAAGAGAATGGTTCAAGGGAAAGAAAGTGTTAGAGCTTGCTTGCGGATTTGGTAATATAGGGCTATATCTCAAAAGTATTGGTGCGGACGTTACCTTTGCTGATGCCCGACAGGAATCTCTGGATACAGTAAAAAAGAAGGATGAAAACGCTACTCTCATGCTTCTTGATCAGGAAAAACCATGGATATTAAACCAAAAATACGATTTAATTTTACATTTTGGCCTATTGTATAATCTCAATAACTGGGAAAGAGACTTGCGGACAACAATACAACACGCAAAGTTCATAGCGCTAGAGACAGCCGTTGCCCGATATTCCAACAGTTTTGAATGCAAGATTGTGAAGCCTGAATATCCGAGTGAATTATATGGTCCCTTTTCCGGTACAGGCACTCTTGTGTCCAGTGCAAATATAGAGAGCGTATTTCAAGAACTGGGTGCTGATTATCACCGTTACGATGATAGTGACTTGAACTTGGGAGATGACTGGGGCGAATATCGCTATGACTGGAAGGAGGAATACGGCCCCAGAGTAGAATATGCGGAAATCCCAGTTGTTAATGATTGGGATAATATTCATCTGGGCGGAAGAAGATTTTGGATCATCAGGAATAATAGCGTTGTCAGTAGCTTGAATCTGTTTTATAAGTAA
- a CDS encoding archease, whose translation MGYGYRTIEHTADIGLIAYGATLPEAFLNAAKGMSSIMIDLRTINTSTREDIAVEESDSEKLLYAWLNYLLYYFDTRGIIFRRFELISFTNKRLEVSCYGETYDPRRHTIKTGIKAATFHRLLVDSKNKRVRVFLDV comes from the coding sequence ATGGGATACGGATACCGAACTATAGAACATACCGCAGATATCGGCCTCATTGCCTATGGGGCAACCTTGCCTGAAGCGTTTCTAAACGCTGCCAAAGGTATGAGTTCAATCATGATTGACCTTAGAACAATCAATACCAGCACCCGGGAAGATATTGCCGTTGAAGAATCAGATTCGGAAAAACTATTATATGCATGGCTTAATTATCTCCTATACTACTTCGACACGAGAGGAATAATATTCAGAAGATTTGAATTAATTTCTTTTACCAACAAACGATTAGAAGTGAGTTGTTATGGAGAAACATACGATCCCCGGCGCCATACCATTAAAACCGGAATAAAGGCGGCAACATTCCATCGTCTTTTAGTTGATAGTAAAAATAAACGTGTACGTGTATTCCTAGATGTTTAG
- the hpt gene encoding hypoxanthine phosphoribosyltransferase, with product MNKKTIFADCLNKTLNFAVSSYSLKEKLDCLVKATADAVEGGASLILLDTSGSQLIPAISSKLPKYYLQKGLLDRFRSLDEIDSGKPVIVNDIDTDERIQYRDLARKARITAIAGAAVYIGGNPAGSLRAYLRDNRVFQDEDINFIQRMAELASLMIGQHRTYPFEKRGAGNEVTPSIIGQIRETVFAHPSEAEFAGLLDFYNIEWVYEPRSFILHQEGNRVTEMFSPDFYLPALDLYVELTTLKQSLITYKNRKIRRLRELHPEIKIILLNKNNYDRLLAKYGAGPLGQSRAHGIRKILYTVDQIKDRVDELAVQISADYSNKCPVLLGVQRGFICFMADLIRKISVPIDMDFMAINRYRKDSQSKLSITKDTDLDLTGRHVLLIEDIVDTGMTLSSILEYLKGRHPASLEVCTLLNRKVRRLVEVDIRYWGFDIPDEFVVGYGLDYREEYRNLPFIGVPIVLDETIDSG from the coding sequence ATGAACAAGAAAACCATATTTGCCGATTGTTTGAACAAAACGCTTAATTTTGCAGTATCCAGTTACAGCCTTAAGGAAAAATTAGATTGTCTGGTTAAAGCAACGGCAGATGCCGTAGAAGGCGGGGCTTCCCTCATACTCCTCGATACTTCAGGCAGCCAGCTCATACCAGCGATTTCGAGCAAATTACCCAAATACTATCTTCAAAAAGGTTTACTGGATCGTTTTCGCAGTCTGGACGAAATTGACTCGGGTAAACCGGTTATAGTCAACGATATCGACACTGATGAACGAATTCAATACCGGGATCTCGCCCGGAAAGCCCGGATTACTGCTATTGCTGGAGCAGCTGTATATATTGGAGGAAACCCGGCTGGCAGCTTGCGGGCATATCTGCGCGACAACCGGGTTTTTCAAGACGAAGACATTAATTTTATCCAACGGATGGCTGAACTTGCGTCCTTGATGATTGGCCAGCATCGTACTTATCCCTTTGAAAAAAGAGGAGCGGGTAATGAGGTTACGCCTTCTATTATCGGGCAAATCAGGGAAACGGTATTTGCCCACCCAAGCGAAGCGGAATTTGCTGGTTTGCTTGATTTTTATAATATAGAATGGGTATATGAGCCCCGCTCCTTTATCCTCCACCAAGAAGGGAACCGGGTCACTGAAATGTTTAGCCCCGATTTCTATTTACCCGCGCTGGATCTATATGTAGAATTAACCACCCTCAAGCAAAGCTTGATTACCTATAAGAATCGGAAAATTCGTCGCTTAAGGGAGTTGCACCCGGAAATCAAAATAATCCTGCTAAATAAGAATAATTATGATCGTCTGTTAGCAAAATATGGAGCAGGACCATTGGGTCAATCTCGAGCACACGGCATTCGCAAAATACTCTATACTGTCGATCAAATAAAAGACAGGGTTGATGAACTTGCGGTACAGATCTCCGCGGATTACTCTAACAAGTGCCCGGTACTTCTGGGGGTGCAACGGGGTTTTATATGTTTTATGGCCGATCTTATCCGTAAAATAAGCGTTCCGATAGACATGGATTTTATGGCGATAAACCGGTACAGAAAAGACAGCCAGAGCAAGCTCTCGATCACTAAAGATACCGATCTGGATTTGACCGGACGGCATGTTTTACTGATTGAAGATATTGTTGATACTGGCATGACACTGAGCTCAATATTGGAATACCTTAAAGGAAGGCACCCTGCAAGCCTGGAAGTATGCACATTATTAAACAGGAAAGTGCGCAGATTAGTTGAAGTTGATATCAGGTATTGGGGATTCGATATTCCTGATGAGTTCGTCGTAGGCTATGGATTGGATTACCGGGAAGAATACCGCAATCTCCCATTTATAGGGGTTCCGATTGTACTTGATGAAACGATAGATTCGGGCTAG